Proteins from a genomic interval of Trifolium pratense cultivar HEN17-A07 linkage group LG6, ARS_RC_1.1, whole genome shotgun sequence:
- the LOC123891069 gene encoding leghemoglobin-1-like: MVFTEKQEALVNGSWESFKQNLPQYSVLFYTFVLEKAPAAKDLFSFLKDTPSVQYSPKLHAHAEKVFGLVRDSAVQLRAKGEVVLGDATLGAVHVQKGVAGPHFVVVKEALLKTIKEVAGDKWSEELSTAWEVAYDELATAIKKAMN; this comes from the exons atggttttcaCTGAGAAGCAGGAGGCATTGGTGAATGGTTCATGGGAATCTTTCAAACAAAATCTTCCTCAATATAGTGTTTTGTTCTACACTTT TGTATTGGAGAAAGCACCTGCTGCAAAGGATCTGTTCTCTTTTTTAAAGGACACACCCAGTGTACAATATAGTCCAAAACTTCATGCTCATGCTGAAAAAGTTTTTGGATTG gTGCGAGACTCGGCTGTCCAACTCCGAGCAAAAGGAGAGGTAGTCTTGGGAGATGCTACATTGGGTGCAGTTCATGTTCAGAAGGGAGTTGCTGGTCCACATTTTGTG GTGGTCAAAGAAGCATTGCTGAAAACAATAAAGGAAGTTGCTGGAGACAAATGGAGCGAGGAATTGAGCACTGCTTGGGAAGTAGCTTATGATGAATTAGCAACAGCAATTAAGAAAGCAATGAATTGA
- the LOC123891068 gene encoding uncharacterized protein LOC123891068, with amino-acid sequence MDDCCAVCAEPLEWVAYGPCSHREVCSTCVARLRFICDDRRCCICKTECNLIFVTKALGDYTRVIDFSSLPSEVKEGKVGPYWYHEDTNGFFDDVDHYKMTKAMCRLSCSECDKMEDQPNDGPRRRERFRNIGQLKGHLFHRHKLHMCSLCLEGRKVFICEQKLYTRAQLNQHISTGDSEVDGSESDRGGFMGHPMCEFCRTPFYGDNELYTHMSTEHYTCHICQRQHPGQYEYYKNYDDLEIHFRQQHFLCEDEACLAKKFIVFQSESEMKRHNAMEHGGRMSRSKRNAALQIPTSFRYRHNNEQDQRRGRGRTFRRDHSENQLYMAIEASLETANAEQTYREPASSNGQISYDDRDADIDSIINPFESLATAGSESTSRYRQAVGHSSKPLADSSFPPLPVTSSNGKQGSKHEFEGSSSNQALGHSSKPLAGSSFPPLPVTSSNGKQGSKHEFEGSSSNTLAARLRRHGNKNISVINSGNAWSVPGRGPVQPSSTPSQSKKSKNRALGGSQNSVQTKTVINNVIPPSSYANTIQAAQRTANGRIVHSASAPNLVENNPVGVSISDFPPVSAAQGSKLPISSQPPLNVESVQSANKSLVEKIRSALDFDEDRYTIFKDISAQYRQGTIDTDTYVDYVQQFGLFELVPELARLCPDPRKQKELVESYNAGLHRNAFLENDRVYGSASTQRKDNNVDKKGKGKSLEVRRSNSTERLADSFLNTVHQLQSNYKPSEEKLEVLSKGAYRTDKGKFKIEHQIGTNSSSQNKVKLGGQTETSNDSLSNHQNKEDGGGGNKQRKKASKFLRVRLGDGSASALLDLENSQTASGPGTDSLDGNQNDSGVGLPVRGVWRKGGGQKLFP; translated from the exons GCTCTAGGAGATTATACAAGGGTGATAGATTTTTCATCCCTGCCGTCTGAGGTAAAGGAAGGCAAGGTTGGACCATATTGGTATCATGAGGATACCAATGGATTTTTTGATGATGTGGACCATTACAAGATGACCAAGGCTATGTGCAGACTTTCATGCAGTGAGTGTGACAAGATGGAGGACCAACCAAATGATGGTCCAAGGCGGCGAGAAAGGTTTAGGAATATAGGGCAGCTGAAGGGTCATTTATTCCACCGTCATAAGTTGCATATGTGCAGTTTGTGTTTGGAGGGAAGGAAG GTATTTATATGTGAGCAAAAACTGTATACTAGAGCCCAGTTGAATCAACACATAAGCACTGGTGATTCCGAGGTGGATGGAAGTGAGAGTGACAGAGGTGGTTTTATGGGGCATCCTATGTGTGAATTTTGCAGAACCCCATTTTATGGGGACAATGAACTGTACACACACATGTCTACAGAACATTATACTTGTCATATATGCCAAAG GCAGCATCCAGGACAGTATGAATACTATAAGAATTACGATGACCTAGAG ATCCATTTCCGACAACAGCATTTCTTATGTGAAGATGAGGCTTGCCTTGCCAagaaatttattgtttttcaatCTGAATCAGAGATGAAG AGACATAATGCTATGGAACATGGAGGGCGTATGTCACGGTCAAAGCGTAATGCTGCTCTTCAG ATACCGACTAGTTTTCGATATAGACACAATAATGAACAGGATCAACGTCGTGGAAGAGGCCGTACGTTTCGTCGTGATCATTCTGAAAATCAACTTTACATGGCCATTGAAGCCAGTTTGGAGACTGCTAATGCTGAGCAAACATATCGTGAGCCAGCTTCAAGTAATGGGCAAATTTCTTATGATGACAGGGATGCAGATATTGATTCCATCATCAATCCATTTGAATCATTAGCTACGGCAGGTTCTGAATCAACTTCAAGATACCGTCAGGCCGTAGGGCACAGCTCTAAAcctttggcagattcttcctttCCTCCACTTCCCGTAACTTCCAGCAATGGCAAGCAAGGGTCCAAACATGAGTTTGAAGGTTCATCAAGCAATCAGGCCTTAGGGCACAGCTCTAAACCTTTGGCAGGTTCTTCCTTTCCTCCACTTCCTGTAACTTCCAGCAATGGCAAGCAAGGGTCCAAACATGAGTTTGAAGGTTCATCAAGCAATACCTTGGCAGCACGTTTACGTCGGCATGGGAACAAAAATATATCTGTTATTAATTCTGGAAATGCCTGGTCTGTACCAGGCCGTGGACCTGTACAACCATCAAGTACTCCTTCGCaatctaaaaagtcaaaaaATCGTGCTCTTGGAGGGTCTCAGAATTCTGTCCAGACAAAGACAGTAATCAACAACGTAATTCCACCATCAAGTTATGCTAATACTATTCAAGCTGCACAGAGAACTGCTAATGGTAGAATCGTTCATTCCGCATCAGCTCCAAACCTCGTTGAGAACAACCCTGTTGGAGTTTCAATTTCTGATTTTCCTCCAGTTTCTGCTGCACAAGGGAGCAAGTTACCTATCAGTAGCCAGCCTCCATTGAATGTGGAAAGTGTTCAGTCTGCCAACAAGTCCTTGGTTGAGAAAATTCGCAGTGCgcttgattttgatgaagatAGATACACAATATTTAAAGACATATCTGCTCAATATCGCCAAGGCACAATAGATACTGATACATATGTGGATTATGTGCAGCAGTTTGGCTTGTTTGAACTTGTACCTGAGTTGGCAAGACTATGCCCGGATCCGCGGAAGCAGAAAGAACTTGTGGAATCTTACAATGCTGGTTTGCATAGAAATGCTTTTCTAGAAAATGACAGGGTTTATGGCAGTGCTAGCACCCAGCGTAAGGACAATAATGTCGACAAGAAAGGTAAAGGTAAGTCATTAGAGGTTAGGCGGAGTAACTCCACCGAGAGGTTAGCAGATAGCTTTTTAAACACTGTACATCAACTACAGTCAAATTATAAACCTTCAGAAGAGAAGTTGGAGGTGCTATCAAAGGGTGCTTATCGCACAGACAAAGGTAAATTTAAAATCGAGCATCAGATCGGTACAAACTCTAGCAGTCAAAATAAGGTGAAGCTTGGTGGGCAAACTGAAACGTCAAATGACAGTTTATCTAATCATCAAAATAAAGAGGATGGGGGTGGTGGGAACAAGCAACGCAAGAAAGCTTCGAAGTTTCTCAGAGTGCGCCTTGGTGATGGTTCTGCTTCGGCCCTTCTAGATCTTGAAAACTCACAGACTGCATCTGGTCCTGGAACAGACAGTTTAGATGGCAATCAGAATGATTCTGGAGTTGGGCTGCCCGTGCGAGGTGTTTGGCGAAAGGGTGGAGGTCAAAAACTCTTCCCCTAA